Below is a genomic region from Rosa chinensis cultivar Old Blush chromosome 5, RchiOBHm-V2, whole genome shotgun sequence.
ATTGAGTGAATCAATATAATTTCTTATATGAATGTATCTacaatgatgttgattttcacTTTCATGGTCCAGGTGGCTTATAATAAACACAAATAAAACCTGGTAAACAATAAGGCCTCAAAATGCTAGGTTTCCATCAAAAATTCAGAAACCTGtctataacgtttcaacaaatGCTTGGATAGAACTCAGATGACATCTTAAAGGATGCAAGGTCTTCAATGACTAGTACAGACTCCGGCCGTGCTTCAGCCTCTTTCAAGTCTGTGTTGCATCCCCAAACACGAATTGCAAGTCTCCGACACTTGGGAGATGATTGTTGCAAATATGTTTTGTACCAGTTGATGACATCCTCCTTCTGAATGCTCCTGAGTCGTTCTGCCTCCTGTTTTGTATAGTCAAACATATACCTGCAGATCAACATTTATTTGAGTAAGTGTCAGAGCACAAGCATTAGAAAGGTCTAGGCAAAGCATTCCGGCAGGCAGAGAGGATATATACACTACATTTTATCAGTAATCTGTAACCAATATCGATTGGTTTCATAATGGAGGGATGGATCTTTCTCCAACAGCTTTGCAATTAGCCCAGCTCTGTAATCCTCAAAAGAGTCACCGTCCAGTCCTTGCTGCAAATGCGAACACATTTTAGTTATAAGAAATTCCATGTCCAACAACCATGATATATCATTTTGCAGATGCTCAATAAGAAAACCACGCGAGTTACACCAAGTATGTGAGCATAACAGAATAAAATCAGATCCAAGAGATTTTTCCATGAACTAGAAATGCCTTGTACATTTCATTATGGCACCTCAAGTTGCAAGATCCTATAGGCATGTCATCTTGGTTTTAAAAAGTGTAAACATAGTATACTACAGTTAAAGTTCATACTTATGAAATGTTTATAAAAAAGATTGGGTAAAAATCACCATCATCATATGATTATGATTATCATCATCTTTTGGCTATTAAGGGAGGGGGAGGGGAGGGGGGTGAAAGCCCTTAAACTAGCAGTTTCAAAGGAACCTTGAATGCTTACCAACAACTCCTCCAGACTATTTATAAAGTTCTCAACTCTCCCTTGCAAGTAGATTGGGTTGTACTCAGCTGACTGAACGCAAAAATAAAATCCAAATATATTGCAAGTAACCCGTGGGCCACAATGAACAGTATAACCAAGCTGCTCCTTCGTCCTATTTCCAGAAGTATAAAGGCAATCGTAAGACTGTACATCAAATTATAAATTCATCCAACTACAATATCACATACAAATTCCTTAGCTAATAAGAGTAAATGTAATACTCTCAGACTCAAAAAATTACCTTAGCTGATTGAAAAGTGGTTCCTCCACAATTTCATTGAAAAGATCTATCAGGGCTCTCAATCTGGGGGACTCGATCCTCAATTCCCGCTCAATTTGAAAATACAGCTGCAATGTGAAATCAAGACCAAGGGCCACACATAAGCCAAAGGCACATttatatagaaaaccaaaaaataaataattaatacttTTGATTACCTCAATCACCGAATTTTTTTCAGACTTATTCTTCACACTGACATCTCTAATGAGGTTAGCAGAAGGAGGAAGACAAATACACTGTTCACTGCGCCTCAGTTCAATTGGAAGTGGTTGTACACAAAAATTTGTTTTAAATATATCTGAAAGGCTGATTGCTTCTTTTTCTGACAAATTTCCATGACAGAGGCCTTCAATGTATACCTGTGCATATAGAGGAGATAAGTTGAAATAATTCTATCCTTTTTCACGACACAACAATATATAATCACTAGACATCACATCTGACAGCCAATCTCCAATTCCTCAAGTATTTCTTACTACTCTCTACTTGATGGTTACACATGAAACTGGAAGAAAATGACATCAACAATCCTGGACTGTTTGTGTGTACTATACCTGGGACCAAAGTTGGGGAATAAATGACttcatatcagaaatagacagtCCACTTAAAACATGCAACTTCTCATCAACATCATAGAATCTCTGGAACAGAACTTGCACTCTCAAGTATGTAGAGTGACTTAGAGGCTTCATATTGGTGTTCTTTAACTTTCGCTCCATATCTTCTTTGATAACCTGTTAAGTGTAACTTTGTCATAAACAAGCCCGAATCCAGCAAGGTATTCTTATCGATATGAAACTTAAACCAGACACAGAGTGGATAGCAGGGATGAATGGCTAAGCATACCATAAAACGATCAGAAGTTGGCATGAAACTTTTGGTTGTTTTCATAATCTTTGACAACAGAGCTGGAAGCTTGTCATTGAAACCGTAGACCTTTAGCTCCAGCTTGTCAGTCGATACAGATACCGAAGTTTCCAGCTTGGCAACACTAGCCTACATGCAGAGAATAAGTCAATGAGGACAACCTGACCAATATTGTTCAACTAAATTGAGTATACACTTAATAGACATCAGTAAACGTTTCTTTAGTTCTCAAAATTAGCTACGCAAGGCTGGGGAAGACTATCATTATAAATTAAATTGAAGATCAAAATAAGTGAGTTTCCAAGAATGGAGAGAGAAAACATTTGTAATTTATAACTTATATGATAAAAGGTAACAACAGGTACTTTATTTGGAAGTTACATAAAACGATTTTCTAGTTTTCAAGTCTGTACTATAAGTTACTATAGAATTCAAGTCCCTCTAGTGCACAAACATGGATGCAGACTACAGGGagatcaacaaaaaaaaatgatcgaAATGCAAGAGTCTTCCCCAAAACAAAGCATTAAGCACCAGCCATTACTAAACCACAAAGTCCACTAGTCCATGTGAGATGAGACAATAACCTGATAAACAATCTCATTCAGCTCATCTTTGAGGAGGGATACATATAGTTCAGTCAAGACACAACTCTTCACATTATCATATCCACCCTTGGGATTGATGCGGAAATAAGTATTTGCCCGCGGAAGTTTAAAAGTATTATCAAGTTTGTACCAGAACTTCACCAATGGCTCATCCAGTATACATCTCGGAAAAGCTGTATCTGTAGTATCAAGATCATCAGAACGAATGGAAAAATCAGTAGGAATGAACTCATTCTTTTCTGGGAGATGCAATGAAACATCAATTTCTGGAGGCTCCTTCCACAAATCTATCAAAGATGGAGATAGATCTTCCTCAGTATAATGTGACCCAAACCAAGGTTCGCACTGGAAATCTGAAACAGTTAAAACAAATACACGGAAATGTCAATGCTTAAAATTTGTTTCACTTAGTATAACCCGGAAAACAAATGCTTATAGCATGATTTAACATATAAAGAGACACACAGAGAAATTATGGTCCATTCTGAGTCACAAATAATAAAATTACAAGGGATAACACAAAAAGACCATCTATGAGACACTTCCCATAATGATGCAATGAAAAAACACAATCTGAGAACACCAAAAAAATAAGATAGAACAAGATATAGTTCTATAAGAAGCATCCTCCTTTTTGGCATGAGACAATGAAATATTACCTTCTGACTTAAATGAGGGCTTTGATACAACATCAATCCTCATGTTTTCTGGTCTAAggaaatcaagaacatatttgaTCGATTCCTCATCCCAAATCTTGTATGCGTAGGACCCATAAATAACATGTTCTGCTGCATAAATTAGTAAATTTCCTGCAACATATAGAAGTCTTGACATTAGTTAACAGGACATGAACTTAATAttctaaaatatatattttatgatGGGGATCTGGTGATACTGTCTGTTAAAATATGTCTAAGAAAAGATGTGTAATTTCAATAACAAAAGAAACCTGCAAGTTCTGAGGCATAATCATCCTGAGGCTGCTCCTCTGCAAATCTAAATTCCATGTTCCCAGTATCCTGCAGTTCCTTAAATATCCATTCTTGTGGGGACACTTGATGCAATAACTTTATGTATTGGTAGACCAagccaattatatcaaaaatcTGCATGAGAAGTATCGTAGATGGAAAATGATAAGTAACAAAGATGGAGCAAATTTTGCTTCACTGGATATGTTCAGACAGTAAATTAACTGATGTTTTACCAGTACCATGCATATCGAGAGAACATTAAGGCATGCATTCATAAAACCAATAATTTCTCAAAAATTTATGTAGGATTGCAATATCATAGACTAATGTTTACTCCCATGACAATAGACAGGCTCAGAAATGGAATAGTTATTCTTCTACCCACCAAAAAAGGAGTTATTGTTCTAACAAAAGATTCTTGAAGATAAAATAGAGATGCTACCTTATCCAATCCAGAGTCAGTGAGATGAATGTCCATGCGAAAGACATAAGACACAGAAGAATGATGCATCCCGTCATCCCCAACACCAGCAGCCAGAGATGTTGCCCACCCCTTAACTTTGAAATAGGAATGCAAACTTCCCCTGCCCTCTGGGAAACACAAAACATAGTGCTCAGCGTTAAAAGTCAGATAATCACTGTATAGCTGGACAACAAACAATCACAAGCACGCAAGAGCTACAAAATCTAATGCAGGACAGATGCCAGTCAAAAGAAATATACTACACAAAAGGTCAGAACAGGAGCATTCAAGCTCCTTTCCCTGGATCTAAGCTAACTTAAAATTTTCAGAGACGTCTACTTCAAGGAGTTACAAGACTCATAACTACTGCCTTTTCcttaaaaaggaaaatcaaaATCTCAACTTCACACTCTTTTATCCAATAAAAACAACGTGCGCCCTGCATTGGAACAATGAATAAAACTAACTAATAATGGTCATCTTACCATGCCCAAGGATATGAGATAAATAATCTTCTGATTTCTTCAAATAGTCTTGACGAAGGCATGGCAATGTCCATGTTAAGTGGAGTATATGAACATCTTTAACAGCCTCTAGCCTGTAAACTTTTCCAGCTTTCCAAATAGGACCTTCCGCCTTGAATTCCAGATTTACTTGGGGACCTTTTTT
It encodes:
- the LOC112164859 gene encoding nardilysin-like isoform X1, producing the protein MARRTFSSDDVVLKSPNDRRLYRLIKLENGLTALLVHDPEIGDSQLPMGSEEAEMEEEEGMEEDEDEEDDDEEDEDSEGEDEEMDEDDEGEDEDGLKKKKGGDSQTKKAAAAMCVGIGSFSDPPEAPGLAHFLEHMLFMGSTEFPDENEYDSYLSKHGGCSNAYTEVEHTCYHFEVKREFLKGALTRFSQFFVSPLVKIEAMEREVQAVDSEFNQVLQNDACRLEQLQCHTASPGHPFNRFAWGNKKSLSNAMEKGINLREQILKLYRDYYHGGLMKLVVIGGESLDVLENWVLELFGNVKKGPQVNLEFKAEGPIWKAGKVYRLEAVKDVHILHLTWTLPCLRQDYLKKSEDYLSHILGHEGRGSLHSYFKVKGWATSLAAGVGDDGMHHSSVSYVFRMDIHLTDSGLDKIFDIIGLVYQYIKLLHQVSPQEWIFKELQDTGNMEFRFAEEQPQDDYASELAGNLLIYAAEHVIYGSYAYKIWDEESIKYVLDFLRPENMRIDVVSKPSFKSEAVSDFQCEPWFGSHYTEEDLSPSLIDLWKEPPEIDVSLHLPEKNEFIPTDFSIRSDDLDTTDTAFPRCILDEPLVKFWYKLDNTFKLPRANTYFRINPKGGYDNVKSCVLTELYVSLLKDELNEIVYQASVAKLETSVSVSTDKLELKVYGFNDKLPALLSKIMKTTKSFMPTSDRFMVIKEDMERKLKNTNMKPLSHSTYLRVQVLFQRFYDVDEKLHVLSGLSISDMKSFIPQLWSQVYIEGLCHGNLSEKEAISLSDIFKTNFCVQPLPIELRRSEQCICLPPSANLIRDVSVKNKSEKNSVIELYFQIERELRIESPRLRALIDLFNEIVEEPLFNQLRTKEQLGYTVHCGPRVTCNIFGFYFCVQSAEYNPIYLQGRVENFINSLEELLQGLDGDSFEDYRAGLIAKLLEKDPSLHYETNRYWLQITDKMYMFDYTKQEAERLRSIQKEDVINWYKTYLQQSSPKCRRLAIRVWGCNTDLKEAEARPESVLVIEDLASFKMSSEFYPSIC
- the LOC112164859 gene encoding nardilysin-like isoform X2; protein product: MARRTFSSDDVVLKSPNDRRLYRLIKLENGLTALLVHDPEIGDSQLPMGSEEAEMEEEEGMEEDEDEEDDDEEDEDSEGEDEEMDEDDEGEDEDGLKKKKGGDSQTKKAAAAMCVGIGSFSDPPEAPGLAHFLEHMLFMGSTEFPDENEYDSYLSKHGGCSNAYTEVEHTCYHFEVKREFLKGALTRFSQFFVSPLVKIEAMEREVQAVDSEFNQVLQNDACRLEQLQCHTASPGHPFNRFAWGNKKSLSNAMEKGINLREQILKLYRDYYHGGLMKLVVIGGESLDVLENWVLELFGNVKKGPQVNLEFKAEGPIWKAGKVYRLEAVKDVHILHLTWTLPCLRQDYLKKSEDYLSHILGHEGRGSLHSYFKVKGWATSLAAGVGDDGMHHSSVSYVFRMDIHLTDSGLDKIFDIIGLVYQYIKLLHQVSPQEWIFKELQDTGNMEFRFAEEQPQDDYASELAGNLLIYAAEHVIYGSYAYKIWDEESIKYVLDFLRPENMRIDVVSKPSFKSEDFQCEPWFGSHYTEEDLSPSLIDLWKEPPEIDVSLHLPEKNEFIPTDFSIRSDDLDTTDTAFPRCILDEPLVKFWYKLDNTFKLPRANTYFRINPKGGYDNVKSCVLTELYVSLLKDELNEIVYQASVAKLETSVSVSTDKLELKVYGFNDKLPALLSKIMKTTKSFMPTSDRFMVIKEDMERKLKNTNMKPLSHSTYLRVQVLFQRFYDVDEKLHVLSGLSISDMKSFIPQLWSQVYIEGLCHGNLSEKEAISLSDIFKTNFCVQPLPIELRRSEQCICLPPSANLIRDVSVKNKSEKNSVIELYFQIERELRIESPRLRALIDLFNEIVEEPLFNQLRTKEQLGYTVHCGPRVTCNIFGFYFCVQSAEYNPIYLQGRVENFINSLEELLQGLDGDSFEDYRAGLIAKLLEKDPSLHYETNRYWLQITDKMYMFDYTKQEAERLRSIQKEDVINWYKTYLQQSSPKCRRLAIRVWGCNTDLKEAEARPESVLVIEDLASFKMSSEFYPSIC